One stretch of Prionailurus viverrinus isolate Anna chromosome C1, UM_Priviv_1.0, whole genome shotgun sequence DNA includes these proteins:
- the LOC125172977 gene encoding gamma-crystallin F-like: MGKITFYEDRGFQGRHYECSSDHPNLQPYFSRCNSIRVDSGCWMLYEQPNYSGCQYFLRRGDYPDYQQWMGLSDAVRSCRLIPHTSSHRIRIYEREDYRGQMVEITEDCSSLHDRFHFSEIHSFQVLEGYWVLYEMPNYRGRQYLLRPGDYRRYHDWGATSARVGSLRRATEYY, translated from the exons ATGGGGAAG ATCACCTTCTACGAGGACCGGGGCTTCCAGGGCCGCCACTACGAGTGCAGCAGTGACCACCCGAACCTGCAGCCCTATTTCAGCCGCTGCAACTCCATCCGCGTGGACAGCGGCTGCTGGATGCTCTATGAGCAGCCCAACTACTCGGGCTGCCAGTACTTCCTGCGGCGCGGGGACTACCCGGACTACCAGCAGTGGATGGGCCTCAGCGACGCGGTCCGCTCCTGCCGCCTCATCCCCCAC ACCAGCTCCCACAGGATCAGGATTTATGAGCGAGAAGACTACAGGGGCCAGATGGTAGAGATCACCGAGGACTGCTCCTCGCTTCACGACCGCTTCCACTTCAGTGAGATCCACTCCTTCCAAGTGCTGGAGGGCTACTGGGTCCTCTACGAGATGCCCAACTACCGGGGGCGGCAGTACCTGCTGAGACCGGGGGACTACAGGCGCTACCACGACTGGGGGGCCACGAGTGCCCGAGTGGGCTCTTTGAGAAGAGCCACGGAAtactattga